In Pedobacter heparinus DSM 2366, the following are encoded in one genomic region:
- a CDS encoding hybrid sensor histidine kinase/response regulator produces MEIKYTKVLARNILLTFLVFSIIFAVAALFLYNNITKKLAGISELASHIDREQEKPERALILLQQAEDDFQQYLLDINSKKDIDYRKNLSLAFYEVDALLHENKNIAYLTVAQRDKMKQLNQKRLKLSKEFILLKHDFDSLLSVYAKFNDKTNSDLNGKKPILSPAKINQTDTIKKLIPLEKRSFFKRIKDAILNRDTSRATRVIEIRPKDSGSAAFIGKNTINIYGQAYAKRLLQLNKQNAKLLDMHRNLISLSIHTSSELRRINNGVREINANMAENLKRMAFKNYRETTALLTKVHLAALLLLLLFGTLLIIFIIQLNRSEQHLRKENKRSGILAQQKMDLLNRMSHEIRNPLNAIKGFLYVFSRTNLSKEQTTMIDSIKLSSDMLLQTLDDTLDASKMENSEFKINKEPFNPDLTLRKVIQNMEYGAAEKNLNIAYFYSGNSEAIVNGDSFRLKQILVNLLSNAIKYTKEGGIIVTAEMSNDKLYVAVKDTGAGISLEQQSGLFSKYYQTNSSKGQTGTGLGLFICKQLVELQNGKIHVESTPGIGSTFSFYIPYKKAEHKLPIKHDQENPLLFADDLLFLNERSVLFVDDSKLNLIFLKMMTSKWNLKFREASNGKQALAIIAKHKIDIVLTDIQMPEMDGYELLSAIRSLAEPFNRLPVIAVSGESGLESEKKLIKKGFSGLINKPVDEQILKQQLLKVIKSNLKDQLSKFNV; encoded by the coding sequence ATGGAAATCAAATACACTAAAGTATTAGCTCGAAACATCCTGCTTACTTTTCTGGTCTTCTCAATTATTTTTGCGGTAGCCGCACTTTTTTTATACAATAACATTACTAAAAAACTGGCGGGTATTTCTGAACTGGCCAGCCATATTGATCGTGAACAGGAAAAACCCGAACGGGCGCTGATCCTGCTCCAGCAAGCAGAAGATGATTTCCAGCAGTACCTTTTAGACATCAATAGCAAGAAGGATATAGATTACAGGAAGAATTTGTCTCTGGCTTTTTATGAAGTTGATGCATTGCTTCATGAAAATAAGAATATTGCCTACTTAACGGTGGCGCAAAGGGATAAAATGAAACAATTAAATCAAAAAAGGTTAAAACTATCGAAAGAATTTATCCTGCTCAAACATGATTTTGATTCCCTATTGTCGGTATATGCTAAATTTAACGATAAAACAAACTCAGATCTGAATGGTAAAAAACCAATCCTTTCACCGGCGAAAATAAATCAGACGGATACCATTAAAAAGCTAATACCGCTGGAAAAAAGAAGCTTTTTTAAAAGGATAAAAGATGCGATACTAAATAGAGATACTTCAAGAGCAACCAGGGTTATAGAAATTCGCCCTAAAGATTCCGGTAGCGCTGCCTTTATCGGCAAAAATACGATAAACATTTACGGGCAGGCTTATGCAAAAAGATTATTGCAATTGAACAAACAGAATGCTAAGCTTTTAGATATGCACAGAAACCTCATTTCTCTTAGTATTCATACGAGCAGTGAACTCAGGCGCATCAATAATGGTGTCAGAGAGATCAATGCTAATATGGCCGAAAACCTGAAGAGAATGGCTTTTAAAAACTACCGTGAAACTACAGCGCTGCTTACCAAGGTTCATCTTGCTGCGTTATTACTTTTGCTACTGTTCGGGACCTTACTGATCATATTTATTATTCAGCTTAACAGGTCGGAACAACATTTGAGAAAAGAAAATAAGCGTTCAGGGATTCTTGCCCAGCAAAAAATGGATTTGTTAAACCGGATGAGCCATGAAATACGTAATCCTTTGAATGCCATTAAAGGATTTCTTTACGTATTTAGCAGAACTAATCTTTCTAAAGAGCAAACAACGATGATCGACTCCATAAAACTCTCGTCAGACATGCTGCTTCAAACCCTTGACGATACACTGGATGCGTCAAAAATGGAAAACAGTGAGTTTAAGATAAACAAGGAGCCCTTTAATCCAGACCTGACCCTTCGAAAGGTTATACAAAATATGGAATATGGGGCAGCTGAAAAGAACCTGAACATAGCTTATTTTTATTCCGGAAACTCTGAGGCCATAGTTAACGGAGACAGTTTCAGACTTAAACAAATCCTGGTTAATCTACTCAGCAATGCTATAAAATATACTAAAGAAGGAGGGATTATTGTGACCGCAGAAATGAGCAATGACAAACTATATGTTGCAGTTAAAGATACAGGCGCCGGTATCAGTTTAGAACAACAATCCGGACTGTTCTCCAAATATTACCAAACAAATTCCTCAAAAGGACAAACAGGGACAGGATTGGGTTTATTTATTTGTAAACAACTCGTGGAATTACAAAATGGAAAGATTCATGTAGAAAGTACACCAGGCATTGGCAGTACTTTTAGCTTTTATATACCATACAAAAAAGCTGAACATAAGTTACCTATTAAGCATGATCAGGAAAATCCTTTGTTGTTTGCTGATGATTTGCTATTCCTTAATGAACGGAGTGTTTTGTTTGTTGATGACAGTAAGCTCAATCTGATTTTTCTTAAAATGATGACCAGCAAATGGAATTTAAAATTTCGGGAAGCCTCTAATGGCAAGCAGGCCTTGGCTATTATTGCTAAGCATAAAATAGATATTGTCTTAACTGATATTCAAATGCCTGAAATGGACGGATATGAATTGTTATCGGCTATAAGATCATTGGCTGAACCTTTTAACCGTTTGCCTGTAATCGCCGTTAGTGGAGAATCTGGTCTTGAAAGCGAAAAAAAACTCATTAAAAAAGGCTTTTCAGGCCTGATAAATAAGCCGGTTGATGAACAAATTTTGAAACAGCAACTACTTAAGGTAATAAAATCAAACTTGAAAGATCAGCTTTCTAAGTTTAATGTATAG
- a CDS encoding TonB-dependent receptor has translation MKKVLLFILPFLLSASFTFAQSQITGIIKGANGAPVPNATVLIRGTKITTLANDKGEFSISTKQEPPFYLQVSSVGYKAQDFQILKFQDTPLELTLVENAELDEIVVTSRRRSEVLQDVPIAITVIGGQAAENAGAFNVNRLKELVPSVQLYASNARNTTLNIRGLGSTFGLTNDGIDPGVGFYVDGVYQARPAATSTDFLDIEQIEILRGPQGTLFGKNTTAGAFNITTTKPTLVPTAKVELNVGNYNFIQAKTSVSGAVAKNLAAKLAISGTQRDGTIYNTREERRYSGQNNLGFKGALYFTPSDKLQVLLSSDVSIQHPAGYPLVIAGVTATERSAYRQYAKIVSDLGYQQPKIDPFSREINTNTPWKQDQSIGGISLNVDYKIGNGTLTSTTAWRFWNWDPTNDRDFSELSALTKSQGNSRHDQYSQEVRYAGNLTEKLSGVIGVFALAQNLKGLSQTEEVGKDQWRFVQTAATGAQAGYTTPGLLDGFGIKTNSTIKSLSAAIFAQADWEFIEHLHVLPGLRFTYDKKDVDYDRVTYGGLQTTDPALLALKAAVYANQQFNTSTDNNNLSGNITLSYRPTTKLNVYGTFSTAYKPVGVNVGGLPTTSTGEADLSLAVVKPEYVQHYEFGLKTKPVKGAIVNLTAFNTDIKDYQTNVQSPQLGVNRGYLANAEKVNVKGLEVDGSYQLERFLTLNAAVAYLDGKYKKFTNAPLPLEETGHTELVNGVATQVAFKDASGGRLPGISKWNASGGAEFSTPGKVGTRDGRFFIAGDISYRSEYSSNPTPSKVLNVDGYTLVNARIGFKSDKISIFGWSRNIGNTKYFEQLQAAAGNSGLYAGVLGDPRTYGATLRYAF, from the coding sequence ATGAAAAAAGTATTACTTTTCATCCTCCCATTTTTGCTTTCGGCAAGCTTTACTTTTGCTCAAAGCCAGATAACGGGTATTATAAAGGGGGCGAATGGTGCTCCTGTACCCAATGCCACTGTGCTCATCAGAGGCACAAAAATCACTACACTGGCTAATGATAAAGGTGAATTCAGCATCAGTACAAAACAGGAGCCCCCATTCTATCTTCAAGTCAGCTCCGTTGGCTATAAAGCCCAGGATTTTCAGATCCTGAAATTTCAGGATACGCCTTTGGAATTAACCCTGGTTGAAAATGCAGAGCTGGACGAAATTGTTGTAACTTCAAGAAGACGGTCGGAGGTTTTACAGGATGTGCCCATCGCAATCACAGTTATTGGTGGTCAGGCTGCAGAAAACGCAGGGGCATTTAACGTTAACCGTTTAAAAGAACTGGTACCTTCAGTACAGCTCTATGCTTCAAACGCAAGAAACACTACACTTAACATCCGGGGATTGGGCTCAACATTTGGATTAACCAATGACGGTATTGATCCGGGAGTAGGTTTTTATGTTGATGGAGTTTACCAGGCCCGTCCTGCAGCTACTTCTACAGATTTTCTTGACATAGAACAGATAGAAATCCTGCGTGGCCCACAGGGCACCTTATTTGGTAAAAATACAACCGCGGGTGCCTTCAACATCACCACCACAAAACCGACCCTGGTTCCAACAGCAAAAGTTGAACTGAATGTTGGAAACTACAATTTTATACAAGCAAAAACTTCGGTTTCAGGTGCAGTAGCAAAAAATCTTGCAGCAAAGTTAGCCATATCGGGTACTCAAAGAGATGGTACAATTTACAATACCAGAGAAGAACGCAGATACAGCGGCCAAAACAATCTTGGTTTTAAAGGCGCTTTGTATTTTACGCCCTCAGATAAATTACAGGTGTTGTTAAGCAGTGATGTAAGCATTCAGCACCCGGCAGGCTATCCACTGGTAATTGCCGGTGTAACTGCTACAGAAAGAAGCGCTTACCGTCAGTATGCCAAAATTGTTTCTGATTTAGGATATCAGCAACCTAAAATAGACCCTTTTTCAAGAGAGATCAACACCAATACGCCATGGAAACAGGATCAGTCAATTGGCGGGATATCTTTAAATGTGGATTATAAGATCGGAAACGGAACACTTACTTCAACTACCGCCTGGAGATTCTGGAACTGGGATCCTACAAATGACAGGGATTTCTCTGAGTTGTCGGCCCTAACCAAATCACAAGGTAACTCGCGTCATGACCAGTATTCTCAAGAAGTGAGATATGCTGGTAATCTCACAGAAAAATTAAGCGGGGTGATCGGTGTATTTGCGCTTGCCCAGAATTTGAAGGGTCTGTCCCAGACTGAAGAGGTGGGTAAAGATCAATGGAGATTTGTACAAACAGCTGCAACCGGTGCTCAGGCAGGGTACACTACACCTGGTCTGCTGGATGGCTTTGGCATCAAAACCAATTCAACCATTAAATCGTTAAGTGCGGCTATCTTTGCACAGGCCGATTGGGAATTTATAGAACACCTGCATGTTTTACCTGGTTTAAGGTTCACTTACGATAAAAAAGATGTGGATTATGACAGGGTAACTTATGGTGGTCTTCAAACTACTGACCCTGCTCTGCTTGCCCTTAAAGCTGCTGTGTATGCCAATCAGCAGTTCAATACCAGTACAGATAACAATAATTTGTCTGGAAACATTACCTTGTCCTACCGTCCTACTACCAAGTTAAACGTTTATGGAACTTTCTCTACCGCCTATAAACCAGTTGGGGTAAATGTTGGGGGCTTGCCAACTACCAGCACCGGAGAAGCAGATCTATCTCTTGCTGTCGTAAAACCGGAATATGTTCAGCACTATGAGTTCGGTTTAAAAACAAAACCTGTGAAAGGTGCGATTGTAAATTTAACCGCCTTTAATACAGATATTAAAGATTACCAAACCAATGTACAATCTCCTCAGCTGGGTGTAAACAGGGGGTATCTTGCAAATGCAGAAAAAGTGAACGTAAAAGGTCTGGAAGTTGATGGAAGTTACCAGCTGGAAAGGTTTTTAACTTTAAATGCAGCTGTAGCTTACCTGGATGGTAAATATAAAAAATTTACCAATGCACCGCTACCTTTGGAAGAAACCGGCCATACAGAACTTGTTAATGGCGTAGCTACCCAGGTGGCCTTTAAAGATGCTTCCGGAGGACGATTGCCGGGGATCTCTAAATGGAATGCTTCCGGTGGTGCCGAGTTTAGTACTCCTGGCAAAGTAGGTACAAGAGACGGCAGGTTTTTTATTGCAGGTGATATCAGCTACCGTTCAGAATACTCTTCAAACCCAACACCTTCAAAAGTATTAAATGTTGATGGTTATACCCTGGTGAACGCAAGAATTGGATTCAAATCGGATAAAATCTCCATTTTTGGCTGGAGCAGAAATATTGGAAATACCAAGTACTTCGAACAATTGCAGGCAGCAGCAGGTAACTCCGGTTTGTATGCAGGTGTACTTGGCGACCCAAGAACTTATGGGGCTACATTGCGTTATGCTTTTTAA
- a CDS encoding 4a-hydroxytetrahydrobiopterin dehydratase, which translates to MERILQKQWEEKDKKLYKAVIFKDFQEAFLFMIRVAFLAEKNNHHPKWTNEWNKVEIWLYTHDAGDVVTEKDRNLAKEIDKLLEVEIR; encoded by the coding sequence ATGGAAAGGATTTTGCAAAAACAGTGGGAAGAAAAAGATAAAAAGCTATATAAAGCTGTCATATTTAAAGATTTTCAGGAAGCTTTTCTGTTTATGATCCGTGTAGCTTTTCTGGCCGAGAAAAACAACCATCACCCCAAATGGACCAATGAATGGAATAAAGTGGAAATCTGGCTTTATACACATGACGCGGGTGATGTGGTTACAGAAAAAGACAGAAACCTTGCAAAAGAGATCGATAAGCTATTAGAAGTAGAAATCAGGTAA
- the msrA gene encoding peptide-methionine (S)-S-oxide reductase MsrA, which yields MKYLSIMIIVLLSLNRAEAQSGKLQKATFGMGCFWCSEALFQRLNGVVSVRSGYEGGQVPNPSYEDVCSGTTGHAEVIELTYDPLKIKYDELLEVFWKSHDPTTLNRQGADIGTQYRSVVFYHNDEQKQTAEKYKKELNASNAYGKPVVTAIEKAAPFYKAENYHQDYFNKNGSQPYCRMVILPKLEKLEKVFKAKLKH from the coding sequence ATGAAGTATTTATCAATTATGATTATAGTTCTCTTATCCTTAAACCGTGCCGAAGCACAATCCGGGAAATTACAAAAGGCAACATTTGGTATGGGCTGCTTCTGGTGTTCAGAGGCCTTATTTCAAAGGCTTAACGGCGTGGTTAGCGTACGCTCCGGATACGAAGGCGGCCAGGTACCCAATCCGTCTTACGAGGATGTATGCAGCGGAACAACCGGCCATGCCGAGGTGATAGAGCTTACTTACGATCCGCTTAAAATCAAATATGATGAACTGCTTGAGGTTTTCTGGAAAAGTCATGACCCGACCACTTTAAACCGCCAGGGTGCCGATATCGGTACACAATATCGGTCTGTAGTATTTTATCACAACGATGAGCAGAAACAAACTGCCGAAAAGTATAAAAAAGAACTCAATGCCTCCAATGCTTATGGTAAACCCGTTGTTACCGCGATAGAAAAAGCAGCTCCATTTTATAAAGCCGAGAACTATCACCAGGATTATTTCAATAAGAATGGCAGCCAGCCTTATTGCAGGATGGTGATTTTGCCAAAACTGGAAAAGCTGGAAAAGGTTTTTAAAGCAAAATTAAAACACTGA